Proteins encoded together in one Streptomyces sp. B1I3 window:
- a CDS encoding acyl carrier protein: protein MSATIVEQQARIKEIVCDILELEEDEVTNEGLFKEEYGADSLRAIEILAGLEKEFKITIDQAELERMVNLDGVYAVVQESIDAK from the coding sequence ATGAGCGCGACCATCGTCGAGCAGCAGGCCCGCATCAAGGAGATCGTCTGCGACATCCTCGAGCTCGAGGAGGACGAGGTGACCAACGAGGGTCTCTTCAAGGAGGAGTACGGCGCGGACTCGCTGCGCGCCATCGAGATCCTCGCGGGCCTCGAGAAGGAGTTCAAGATCACGATCGACCAGGCCGAGCTGGAGCGGATGGTCAACCTCGACGGTGTCTACGCCGTGGTCCAGGAGTCGATCGACGCCAAGTAG
- a CDS encoding beta-ketoacyl synthase codes for MSESLSDAMRDDAASRVVLTGFGVFSSIGVGADEFAEGLRAGRSGAKPITLFDTEGFAHANGCEITGAEPERWIHNLPVETLGRATKFSVAAARMAVEAAGADLESLRAQRGMISIGTTDGESYDLDQLVGTEVASGPAAMDPTVARRVSPNRLSIAAAQELGLSNVDAVTIATACSAGNYAIGQGFDAIRSGAVDYALCGGADAMCRKTFTGFYRLGTIAPDVCRPFDSERKGILTGEGAGVLMLESLASAQARGARIYAEVLGYGMNCDAYHQVAPNQASVARCMQIALENAGVKEEEVDLISAHGTGTKANDVTESRAIHDVFGDTPPRTVSLKSMLGHTMGAASALAAIACALSAYHGFIPPTINHRETDPECEIDCVPNESVEADLRIVQNNGLAFGGNNAIVILGKYQDGER; via the coding sequence ATGTCTGAGAGCCTTTCTGACGCGATGCGCGACGACGCGGCGTCCCGGGTCGTGCTGACCGGGTTCGGCGTGTTCTCCAGCATCGGTGTCGGAGCCGATGAGTTCGCCGAGGGACTGCGCGCGGGCCGCAGCGGCGCCAAGCCGATCACCCTGTTCGACACCGAGGGTTTCGCCCACGCCAACGGGTGCGAGATCACGGGGGCCGAGCCGGAGCGCTGGATCCACAACCTGCCCGTGGAAACCCTGGGCCGGGCGACGAAGTTCTCGGTCGCCGCGGCCCGGATGGCCGTGGAGGCCGCCGGGGCCGACCTCGAATCGCTGCGCGCCCAGCGCGGCATGATCTCGATCGGCACCACCGACGGGGAGTCCTACGACCTCGACCAGCTGGTCGGGACCGAGGTCGCCTCCGGGCCCGCAGCCATGGACCCGACCGTGGCCCGCCGGGTCTCACCGAACCGGCTGTCCATCGCCGCCGCCCAGGAGCTGGGGCTGTCGAACGTCGACGCGGTGACCATCGCCACCGCCTGCTCGGCCGGCAACTACGCCATCGGCCAGGGCTTCGACGCGATCCGCTCGGGCGCGGTCGACTACGCGCTCTGTGGCGGCGCGGACGCCATGTGCCGTAAGACGTTCACCGGTTTCTACCGGCTCGGCACCATCGCCCCCGACGTCTGCCGCCCCTTCGACTCCGAGCGCAAGGGCATCCTGACCGGCGAGGGCGCGGGCGTGCTGATGCTGGAGAGCCTCGCCTCCGCACAGGCGCGCGGCGCCCGCATCTACGCCGAGGTGCTCGGTTACGGGATGAACTGCGACGCCTACCACCAGGTGGCCCCCAACCAGGCGAGCGTCGCCCGGTGCATGCAGATCGCCCTGGAGAACGCCGGTGTGAAGGAGGAGGAGGTCGACCTGATCTCCGCCCACGGCACCGGCACCAAGGCCAACGACGTCACCGAGTCCCGCGCGATCCACGACGTGTTCGGCGACACCCCGCCGCGCACCGTGTCGCTGAAGTCGATGCTCGGCCACACCATGGGCGCCGCCAGCGCGCTCGCCGCGATCGCCTGCGCCCTGTCCGCGTACCACGGCTTCATCCCGCCGACCATCAACCACCGCGAGACCGACCCCGAGTGCGAGATCGACTGCGTGCCCAACGAGTCCGTCGAGGCGGACCTGCGCATCGTGCAGAACAACGGGCTCGCCTTCGGCGGCAACAACGCGATCGTGATCCTCGGCAAGTACCAGGACGGTGAGCGGTGA
- a CDS encoding beta-ketoacyl synthase N-terminal-like domain-containing protein, which yields MRLPITGVGAVASIGRDPDEIFENLCAGRGGLGPMRGFDHDLYTGTQLFEIDDRPEPGKDRTLRATGFLLDAVGQAARAAGLGEDLSDCPVLVGTGLRELRSAELWWRDGVSFGPERLHFGTALRERFGAADTHTFSNACSASLYTLALGADMLELGEADTVIVAGVDSITESMFGLADRVQPQPPPALRTLDVDRKGTILGDGAAAVVLRREDLPQDGSPVWGRLRGVGMTCDAKHPTAPDQKYVAEAIRQAHRHAGTKPADIDLLMLHGTGTPLNDLVEASAYAEVFGPDAGAPVVTGIKPMTGHTSGSAGLLSLVTALRVMATGKVPPLIGLDQPIEEAAGLRLVRDREAEHKVSLAQVHGFGFGGINAVAIVEAP from the coding sequence GTGAGGCTGCCCATCACCGGAGTCGGCGCGGTCGCGAGCATCGGCCGGGACCCGGACGAGATCTTCGAGAACCTCTGCGCCGGGCGCGGCGGTCTCGGACCGATGCGCGGGTTCGACCACGACCTGTACACCGGCACCCAGCTCTTCGAGATCGACGACCGGCCCGAGCCCGGTAAGGACCGCACGCTGCGGGCCACCGGGTTCCTGCTGGACGCCGTCGGCCAGGCGGCACGGGCGGCCGGCCTCGGCGAGGACCTCTCGGACTGCCCGGTGCTCGTGGGCACCGGACTGCGCGAACTGCGCTCCGCCGAGCTGTGGTGGCGCGACGGGGTGTCCTTCGGCCCCGAGCGGCTGCACTTCGGCACCGCCCTGCGGGAACGGTTCGGCGCCGCCGACACACACACCTTCTCCAACGCGTGCTCCGCCTCCCTGTACACACTGGCGCTCGGCGCGGACATGCTGGAGCTCGGCGAGGCCGACACCGTGATCGTCGCGGGGGTCGACTCGATCACCGAGAGCATGTTCGGCCTGGCCGACCGCGTCCAGCCGCAGCCGCCCCCCGCGCTGCGGACCCTGGACGTCGACCGCAAGGGCACGATCCTCGGCGACGGGGCGGCCGCCGTCGTGCTGCGCCGCGAGGACCTCCCGCAGGACGGGAGCCCGGTGTGGGGCAGGCTCCGTGGCGTGGGGATGACCTGCGACGCCAAGCACCCCACCGCCCCCGACCAGAAGTACGTCGCCGAGGCGATCCGGCAGGCGCACCGGCACGCGGGCACCAAGCCCGCCGACATCGACCTGCTGATGCTCCACGGCACCGGCACGCCCCTCAACGACCTGGTCGAGGCGTCCGCGTACGCCGAGGTCTTCGGCCCGGACGCGGGTGCCCCGGTGGTGACCGGCATCAAGCCGATGACCGGGCACACCAGCGGGTCGGCGGGACTGCTGAGCCTGGTCACCGCCCTGCGGGTGATGGCGACGGGCAAGGTACCGCCGCTGATCGGGCTGGATCAGCCCATCGAGGAGGCAGCCGGCCTCCGGCTGGTCCGCGACCGGGAGGCCGAACACAAGGTCTCGCTCGCGCAGGTCCATGGATTCGGATTCGGCGGGATCAACGCCGTGGCGATTGTCGAGGCACCATGA
- a CDS encoding beta-ketoacyl synthase N-terminal-like domain-containing protein, whose translation MSIFVTGVGVALPGADSASALAAARHPLGAVDPAAVLGKKGLRYKDRATQLGLVAGQRVLTDAGMLSDGALTVDGTRVAVLVSSNLGNVDTACRVARTIADEGTRGLSPMDTPNASSNIIASEIAIRFGLHGPNLMVCNGPGSGLDALRWGTALLRSGRADQAVVIGVEPDNEIVRELVGGPVADGGAALVLERADAAEARGATVHAVMGGHTRGADVAAGFQRLAAGEPAGFTAWFASGTAAGRLPADLPGHDLAAVWGELSGALGIVQAAAAIGGFGAGADGPVCLVAGGDEDDGSAAQVLRPPSPAPAGTGAV comes from the coding sequence ATGAGCATCTTCGTCACAGGCGTCGGGGTCGCCCTGCCCGGAGCCGACTCCGCGTCCGCCCTGGCGGCGGCCCGGCATCCCCTGGGCGCCGTGGACCCGGCGGCGGTCCTGGGGAAGAAGGGGCTGCGCTACAAGGACCGGGCCACCCAGCTCGGACTCGTTGCCGGACAGCGGGTGCTGACCGACGCGGGGATGCTGAGCGACGGCGCGCTGACCGTCGACGGCACCCGGGTGGCGGTCCTCGTGAGCTCCAACCTGGGCAACGTGGACACGGCCTGCCGCGTGGCCAGGACCATCGCGGACGAGGGCACGCGCGGGCTGAGCCCGATGGACACCCCGAACGCCTCCAGCAACATCATCGCCTCCGAGATCGCGATCAGGTTCGGGCTGCACGGTCCCAACCTGATGGTGTGCAACGGGCCGGGCTCCGGCCTCGACGCTCTGCGCTGGGGCACCGCCCTGCTGCGCTCCGGCCGCGCCGACCAGGCGGTCGTGATCGGCGTGGAGCCCGACAACGAGATCGTGCGCGAACTCGTCGGCGGCCCCGTCGCGGACGGTGGTGCGGCACTCGTGCTGGAACGCGCCGACGCCGCGGAGGCCCGCGGGGCCACCGTCCACGCGGTGATGGGCGGTCACACCCGGGGGGCGGACGTGGCCGCCGGCTTCCAGCGGCTCGCCGCCGGCGAACCCGCGGGGTTCACCGCCTGGTTCGCCTCGGGCACCGCGGCCGGGAGGCTGCCCGCCGACCTGCCCGGCCACGACCTCGCCGCGGTCTGGGGCGAGCTGTCCGGGGCCCTGGGCATCGTGCAGGCCGCGGCGGCGATCGGAGGCTTCGGAGCCGGCGCGGACGGCCCGGTGTGCCTGGTCGCGGGCGGCGACGAGGACGACGGCAGCGCCGCCCAGGTGCTGCGGCCACCCTCCCCGGCGCCGGCCGGGACCGGCGCGGTCTGA
- a CDS encoding beta-ketoacyl synthase N-terminal-like domain-containing protein, with product MTFSANASATLNRPVITAWSAVSPYGIGKDDFVAGVLAGRNTTSALDSDEWATPDDRACLVPGFDLREVLGKKGTRSMDRVTGLAVTAVRDLLRDCGGRRRGGDEQTALVLGTTTGSAQSMMDFTRASLVGDRPFYVDPSLMPNAVMNCAAGQCAIRHNLKGPNTTIAGGRVAGLSALSYAAGLLRAGRAETVLCGAAEEFSNARAWLDHHRRSEDAAGALLGEGCAMFMLEAGPDVRQDGGALAEVLAVESRVYVGTGPRPVLDACLAGVLARAGVDAEDVWAVSGSGLAGYAGDQEREALTARFGAQALDRAPSLDGVGDTSGASAAFQIGSLLSTAGRAEAPAGAVAVVSSVDDDGIVACAVLRLLAG from the coding sequence ATGACCTTTTCGGCGAACGCGTCCGCCACCCTCAACCGGCCGGTGATCACCGCGTGGTCCGCGGTGTCGCCGTACGGCATCGGCAAGGACGACTTCGTGGCCGGCGTACTGGCCGGCAGGAACACCACGTCCGCCCTGGACTCCGACGAGTGGGCGACACCGGACGACCGGGCGTGCCTGGTCCCCGGCTTCGACCTCCGCGAGGTCCTCGGAAAGAAGGGCACCCGGTCGATGGACCGGGTGACCGGGCTGGCCGTCACCGCGGTCCGCGACCTGCTGCGGGACTGCGGGGGCAGGCGCAGGGGCGGCGACGAACAGACCGCCCTGGTGCTCGGCACGACCACCGGCAGCGCCCAGAGCATGATGGACTTCACCCGCGCCTCGCTGGTCGGCGACCGCCCCTTCTACGTCGACCCGTCACTGATGCCGAACGCCGTGATGAACTGCGCCGCCGGCCAGTGCGCCATCCGGCACAACCTGAAGGGGCCGAACACCACGATCGCCGGCGGCCGGGTCGCCGGACTCTCCGCGCTGAGCTACGCGGCCGGGCTGCTGCGCGCCGGGCGCGCCGAGACCGTACTGTGCGGCGCCGCCGAGGAGTTCTCGAACGCGCGGGCGTGGCTGGACCACCACCGGCGGAGCGAGGACGCGGCGGGCGCGCTGCTCGGCGAGGGATGCGCGATGTTCATGCTCGAAGCCGGGCCGGACGTCCGGCAGGACGGCGGCGCGCTCGCCGAGGTACTGGCCGTGGAGTCACGGGTGTACGTCGGGACGGGGCCGCGCCCCGTGCTCGACGCCTGCCTCGCCGGAGTGCTGGCGCGTGCGGGTGTGGACGCCGAGGACGTGTGGGCGGTGTCGGGCTCCGGTCTCGCCGGATACGCCGGGGACCAGGAGCGGGAGGCGCTCACCGCACGGTTCGGCGCCCAGGCGCTGGACCGGGCACCGTCCCTGGACGGCGTCGGGGACACCTCGGGCGCCTCCGCGGCCTTCCAGATCGGCTCCCTGCTGAGCACCGCCGGCCGGGCGGAGGCACCGGCGGGCGCTGTCGCCGTCGTCTCCTCGGTCGACGACGACGGCATCGTCGCCTGCGCCGTACTCCGCCTCCTCGCGGGCTGA
- a CDS encoding acyl carrier protein yields MSIDAVAQLDREELRTLLAETIDAEVSQVGDDTDFVEELGVDSLMALEVVVVLERTYGIKFDEQEMRTVTTLSSAHDEVLRKLGERP; encoded by the coding sequence ATGTCAATCGACGCGGTGGCCCAGCTCGATCGAGAGGAGCTGCGGACGTTGCTGGCCGAGACCATCGACGCCGAAGTCTCCCAGGTCGGGGACGACACGGACTTCGTGGAGGAGCTCGGGGTCGACTCGCTGATGGCCCTGGAGGTCGTCGTCGTGCTCGAGCGGACGTACGGCATCAAGTTCGACGAGCAGGAGATGCGCACGGTGACGACGCTGAGCAGCGCCCACGACGAGGTGCTGCGCAAGCTGGGGGAGCGTCCGTGA
- a CDS encoding 3-hydroxyacyl-ACP dehydratase FabZ family protein, producing the protein MSGPARIRAALPHRYPMLLVDRVLAAGPDELRSVKAVTLNEPWYAHLGDEPVEADFAYPDFLLLESWTQTAGLLATRPDEVPVEGRTMLFGSMRDVEFHRQVFPGDVVEHHVRLQRAVNDTLVFEGGSRTGDGPVLTVGSVTVAFRPREQLDPEPVGTAPR; encoded by the coding sequence GTGAGCGGCCCCGCGCGGATACGCGCCGCGCTTCCCCACCGCTACCCGATGCTGCTGGTCGACCGCGTCCTCGCGGCCGGCCCCGACGAGCTCCGGTCGGTCAAGGCCGTCACGCTCAACGAACCGTGGTACGCGCACCTCGGCGACGAGCCCGTGGAGGCGGACTTCGCCTACCCGGACTTCCTGCTGCTGGAGTCCTGGACCCAGACCGCCGGCCTGCTGGCCACGCGGCCGGACGAAGTCCCCGTCGAAGGCCGGACCATGCTGTTCGGCTCCATGCGGGATGTGGAGTTCCACCGGCAGGTGTTCCCCGGCGACGTGGTCGAGCACCACGTCCGGCTGCAGCGAGCGGTGAACGACACGCTGGTCTTCGAAGGCGGCAGCCGGACCGGCGACGGACCGGTGCTGACCGTCGGCTCCGTCACGGTGGCCTTCCGCCCGCGCGAACAACTCGACCCCGAACCCGTCGGCACAGCGCCCCGCTGA
- the fabG gene encoding 3-oxoacyl-[acyl-carrier-protein] reductase — MTDDNGARVALVSGGSRGIGRAVVLRLAAEGHDVSFCYRSDEQAALALEKEVGELGVRAMAVRVDVTDAASVKEWVARTESGLGPVEVVVCSAGITRDNPLLLMSDEDWHSVLDTNLDGVYNVCRAVIFEMMKRKSGTIINVSSVAGVYGNATQSNYSASKAGIIGFSKALAKEVGRYGIRANAVAPGFIETDMTAELTDKVRKDAAKQIPLRRFGRAEEVADLVAFLASDRAGYITGSVLQVDGGITV, encoded by the coding sequence ATGACAGACGACAACGGAGCGCGCGTCGCCCTGGTGAGCGGGGGATCGCGCGGCATCGGCCGGGCGGTCGTGCTGCGGCTCGCGGCCGAGGGCCACGACGTCAGTTTCTGCTACCGGTCCGACGAACAGGCCGCCCTGGCACTGGAGAAGGAGGTGGGCGAGCTAGGCGTGCGCGCCATGGCGGTGCGCGTCGACGTGACCGACGCCGCGTCCGTCAAGGAATGGGTGGCCAGGACGGAGTCCGGGCTCGGCCCGGTCGAGGTGGTGGTCTGCTCCGCGGGCATCACCCGCGACAACCCGCTGCTGCTCATGTCCGACGAGGACTGGCACAGCGTCCTGGACACCAACCTCGACGGTGTCTACAACGTCTGCCGGGCGGTCATCTTCGAGATGATGAAGCGGAAGTCCGGCACGATCATCAACGTCTCCTCGGTCGCCGGGGTCTACGGCAACGCGACGCAGTCCAACTACTCCGCGTCCAAGGCCGGCATCATCGGCTTCTCCAAGGCGCTCGCCAAGGAGGTCGGCCGGTACGGCATCCGGGCCAACGCCGTGGCACCGGGCTTCATCGAGACCGACATGACCGCCGAACTGACCGACAAGGTGCGGAAGGACGCGGCCAAGCAGATCCCGCTCCGCCGCTTCGGCCGGGCCGAGGAGGTCGCCGACCTCGTCGCCTTCCTGGCGAGCGACCGCGCCGGATACATCACCGGATCGGTCCTCCAGGTCGACGGCGGCATCACCGTATGA
- a CDS encoding YbaK/EbsC family protein, with the protein MTATGHPPGRTGAAPAPGPEDAVPHEAGRAGPDGAAAYLRLRQLADLHGAAYRLIAHAPEGRTEAASALRGHALAQSAKSLVVAARPTKRTRRYVLAVVPGDRRVDLGRVAELTGGRKAGFAARDTAERLAGSVSGSIIPFSFHPELELIVDEDLLRHDVLYFNAARLDLSMALPTDDYVRMARPRTARISEAPAG; encoded by the coding sequence ATGACGGCGACCGGACACCCTCCCGGCCGTACAGGAGCGGCACCGGCCCCCGGCCCGGAGGACGCGGTGCCGCACGAGGCCGGCCGTGCCGGGCCGGACGGCGCGGCCGCGTACCTACGGCTGCGGCAGCTGGCGGACCTGCACGGCGCCGCCTACCGGCTGATCGCGCACGCACCGGAGGGCCGCACCGAGGCCGCCAGCGCGCTGCGCGGGCACGCACTGGCGCAGAGCGCCAAGTCCCTGGTCGTGGCGGCGCGTCCGACCAAGCGGACCCGCCGGTACGTGCTGGCCGTCGTGCCGGGCGACCGGCGTGTCGACCTCGGCCGGGTCGCGGAACTCACCGGCGGCCGCAAGGCCGGCTTCGCGGCCCGCGACACCGCGGAGCGGCTGGCCGGCTCGGTCAGCGGCTCCATCATCCCCTTCTCCTTCCACCCCGAACTCGAGCTGATCGTCGACGAGGATCTGCTCCGCCACGACGTGCTGTATTTCAACGCCGCCCGGCTCGACCTGTCGATGGCGCTGCCCACCGACGACTACGTGCGCATGGCCCGCCCGCGCACGGCCCGGATCAGCGAGGCCCCGGCCGGCTGA
- a CDS encoding ATP-binding cassette domain-containing protein, whose amino-acid sequence MIQAVDVVKSFGDVKALDGVNVSVPEGSIHGLLGHNGAGKTTLVHILSTLLPPTSGSAHVCGFDVATQAEEVRRCIGLTGQFASVDEQLNGRENLVLVARLLGAGRRQAVTRANELLELFELTGAATRPVLQYSGGMRRRLDIAASLVGGPRVIFLDEPTTGLDPNARIGVWETIERLAKDGTAVLLTTQYLEEADRLCEQITVLSAGSVVAGGNPAELKAEVGQRLVTVTLASESDVQVAVRALEAAGIRATPQGSGTALSAPVAAAADLAVVVRILSDADTEIAELAFSEPTLDDVYLKLTHEPTRKPVPA is encoded by the coding sequence ATGATTCAGGCAGTCGACGTAGTGAAGTCGTTCGGTGACGTGAAGGCACTGGACGGAGTCAACGTCTCGGTTCCAGAAGGTTCGATCCACGGTCTGCTCGGCCACAACGGCGCCGGCAAGACGACCTTGGTGCACATCCTGTCGACACTGCTGCCGCCGACCAGCGGCTCCGCACACGTCTGCGGCTTCGACGTGGCCACCCAGGCCGAGGAGGTCCGCCGCTGCATCGGGCTGACCGGGCAGTTCGCCTCGGTCGACGAGCAGCTCAACGGGCGGGAGAACCTCGTGCTGGTCGCGCGCCTGCTGGGCGCCGGCCGGCGCCAGGCGGTGACCCGCGCGAACGAGCTCCTGGAACTCTTCGAGCTGACCGGCGCGGCGACGCGTCCCGTGCTCCAGTACTCCGGAGGCATGCGCAGGCGCCTGGACATCGCGGCCAGCCTTGTCGGCGGGCCCCGGGTCATCTTCCTCGACGAACCGACGACCGGGCTCGACCCGAACGCCCGGATCGGCGTGTGGGAGACCATCGAGCGGCTCGCCAAGGACGGCACCGCCGTGCTCCTCACCACGCAGTACCTCGAGGAGGCCGACCGCCTCTGCGAGCAGATCACGGTGCTCTCCGCCGGGAGCGTGGTCGCGGGCGGCAACCCCGCCGAGCTGAAGGCCGAGGTCGGTCAGCGCCTGGTGACGGTCACGCTGGCGTCGGAGTCCGACGTGCAGGTCGCGGTGCGCGCCCTGGAAGCGGCCGGCATCCGGGCGACACCGCAGGGGTCGGGGACGGCGCTGAGCGCCCCCGTGGCGGCCGCCGCGGACCTCGCCGTCGTCGTACGCATCCTGAGTGACGCGGACACCGAGATCGCCGAACTCGCGTTCTCCGAACCGACCCTAGACGACGTCTACCTGAAGCTGACCCACGAGCCCACCAGAAAGCCGGTGCCCGCGTGA
- a CDS encoding ABC transporter permease, whose product MTVIDAETAPRPTTRTGVSVSEEWGGSSLLTQTLALTGRSVRPYLQPGVLIVTFIEPLVMLLMFGGVLRALGDTVAPQGSDLSYIAGLAPAIMIITSVAAGAQAGNGLINDLRNDVITRFHTMPISRFSVLLARSLADAARSLYQLIAVAVLAALIFGFNPPGGVFGVIGSILLSLFVGWAMSWIFIALAAVLRNGDVLRMITTLCTFPLLFASNAFVAPESMPSWLRVVAEANPISYANDAMRGMVAGQTSPAELLTTVGVSCVLVAVCAPIANRSFRVL is encoded by the coding sequence ATGACGGTCATCGACGCCGAGACCGCACCCCGCCCGACCACCCGGACCGGTGTGAGCGTGTCCGAGGAGTGGGGCGGCAGCAGCCTGCTCACCCAGACCCTCGCGCTCACGGGCCGGTCCGTGCGCCCCTACCTGCAGCCCGGCGTGCTCATCGTGACGTTCATCGAGCCGCTGGTCATGCTGCTGATGTTCGGCGGCGTGCTGCGCGCGCTCGGCGACACCGTCGCCCCCCAGGGGAGCGACCTGTCGTACATCGCCGGACTGGCCCCCGCCATCATGATCATCACCTCGGTCGCGGCCGGGGCGCAGGCCGGGAACGGTCTCATCAACGACCTGCGCAACGATGTGATCACCCGCTTCCACACGATGCCGATCTCCCGGTTCAGCGTGCTGCTCGCCCGGAGCCTCGCGGACGCCGCGCGGTCCCTCTACCAGCTGATCGCCGTGGCCGTCCTGGCCGCGCTGATCTTCGGCTTCAACCCGCCCGGCGGGGTATTCGGCGTCATCGGCTCGATCCTCCTGAGCCTGTTCGTCGGCTGGGCCATGAGCTGGATCTTCATCGCGCTGGCCGCGGTGCTGCGCAACGGCGACGTCCTGCGCATGATCACCACGCTCTGCACCTTCCCGCTGCTCTTCGCCTCCAACGCGTTCGTCGCCCCCGAGTCGATGCCGTCATGGCTGCGGGTCGTCGCCGAGGCGAACCCCATCTCGTATGCCAACGACGCGATGCGCGGCATGGTCGCGGGGCAGACCTCGCCGGCGGAGCTGCTCACCACGGTGGGTGTCTCCTGTGTCCTGGTGGCCGTCTGCGCACCGATCGCGAACCGTTCCTTCCGGGTGCTGTGA
- a CDS encoding AarF/ABC1/UbiB kinase family protein has protein sequence MQHTAFLILIPVLFVFTLAGLSMGARRLLGIRIGKIRAALAGTVGVLATMQIISAMGPSSHRPAMTSVQVGCGILVTMIFLAASEVMLPSSTLSDLVRLPGVLRRRVVRTRRYAELSAIAMRNGLSPSLRGLSRAGSPKGTAAGRRHSAQQLRRALEEAGATFVKLGQMLSTRYDLLPAEYVEEFSRLHHQAAAEAWDGVRELLAEELGREPEAVFAEFDPEPLAAGSMAQVHRARLLDGQEVAVKIQRPGAGQVVERDLDILFRLSRKLEEHTSWARSMGLGELLNGFAVSLHEELDFRTEARNMAAITAAAAASGSVCAIRTPRVYEAHSSRRVLTLERLDGVPLSSARETIAERGLDGAKLAEQLLDCILEQIILGGVFHADPHPGNVLLLSSGELGLLDFGSVGRLDRRMRSALQDLLLALHRNDPAALSDALLEVVDRPEQLDERQLERALGRFMARYLSPGSAPHRDMFSELFLLVAQHGLTVPPEVAATFRALATVEGTVERLVADFDIVAQARTFAAARVREQLSYERVKDSLIEEALSLTSVLRRLPRRVDRISSAVEGGRLGVRIRLLADERDRRFVRGLVHDVLLTFLGGVIALVGAVLLSIDGKPTVIGSVSLSQLIGYNLLVVSFILVLRVVFSIARGRN, from the coding sequence ATGCAGCACACAGCGTTCCTGATCTTGATACCCGTCCTCTTCGTGTTCACCCTGGCCGGCCTCTCCATGGGCGCCCGGCGCCTGCTCGGCATCAGGATCGGCAAGATACGTGCCGCCCTCGCCGGCACCGTCGGTGTGCTGGCGACGATGCAGATCATCTCGGCCATGGGGCCGAGCAGCCACCGGCCGGCCATGACCTCCGTGCAGGTGGGCTGCGGCATCCTGGTCACGATGATCTTCCTGGCGGCCTCGGAGGTCATGCTGCCCAGCAGCACGCTGTCCGACCTCGTGCGGCTGCCCGGGGTGCTGCGCCGCCGCGTGGTACGCACGCGCCGTTACGCGGAACTCAGCGCCATAGCCATGCGGAACGGCCTCTCCCCCTCGCTGCGCGGCCTGTCCCGGGCCGGCTCGCCGAAGGGGACGGCCGCCGGACGCCGGCACTCCGCGCAGCAGCTGCGGCGGGCGCTGGAAGAGGCGGGAGCGACGTTCGTCAAGCTCGGCCAGATGCTCTCCACCCGCTACGACCTGCTCCCCGCCGAGTACGTCGAGGAGTTCTCCCGGCTCCACCACCAGGCCGCTGCGGAGGCCTGGGACGGGGTACGGGAGCTGCTCGCCGAGGAGCTGGGCCGCGAACCCGAGGCCGTGTTCGCCGAGTTCGACCCGGAGCCCCTGGCGGCCGGATCGATGGCCCAGGTGCACCGGGCCCGGTTGCTGGACGGCCAGGAGGTCGCGGTGAAGATCCAGCGTCCCGGCGCCGGGCAGGTCGTGGAGCGCGACCTCGACATCCTGTTCCGGCTCAGCCGCAAGCTGGAGGAGCACACGAGCTGGGCGAGGAGCATGGGCCTCGGTGAGCTGTTGAACGGTTTCGCCGTCTCGCTCCACGAGGAGCTGGACTTCCGGACCGAGGCCCGCAACATGGCCGCGATCACCGCCGCGGCCGCGGCCTCGGGATCCGTCTGCGCCATCCGCACACCACGCGTGTACGAGGCCCACAGCAGCAGGCGGGTGCTGACCCTGGAGCGGCTGGACGGCGTACCCCTCAGTTCCGCCAGGGAGACGATCGCCGAACGCGGGCTGGACGGCGCGAAGCTCGCCGAGCAGCTGCTCGACTGCATCCTCGAACAGATCATCCTCGGCGGGGTGTTCCACGCCGACCCGCACCCCGGGAACGTCCTGCTGCTGAGCAGTGGCGAGCTCGGGCTGCTCGACTTCGGCTCGGTGGGCCGGCTCGACCGGAGGATGCGCTCCGCGCTGCAGGACCTGCTGCTCGCCCTGCACCGCAACGATCCCGCGGCACTCAGCGACGCGCTCCTGGAGGTCGTCGACCGTCCGGAGCAGCTCGACGAGAGGCAGCTGGAACGGGCGCTGGGGCGGTTCATGGCGCGGTACCTGAGCCCCGGGAGCGCCCCGCACCGCGACATGTTCTCCGAGCTGTTCCTGCTCGTCGCCCAGCACGGTCTGACCGTCCCGCCGGAGGTGGCCGCCACCTTCCGGGCCCTGGCCACCGTGGAGGGCACCGTCGAACGGCTCGTGGCGGACTTCGACATCGTCGCGCAGGCCCGTACGTTCGCCGCCGCGCGGGTCCGCGAGCAGCTGAGCTACGAGCGGGTCAAGGACTCGCTGATCGAGGAGGCGCTCTCGCTCACCTCGGTGCTGCGCCGGCTGCCGCGGCGGGTGGACAGGATCAGCAGCGCGGTGGAGGGTGGCCGGCTCGGGGTCCGCATACGGCTGCTGGCGGACGAGCGGGACCGGCGCTTCGTGCGCGGCCTCGTCCACGACGTGCTGCTGACGTTCCTCGGGGGGGTCATCGCCCTGGTCGGCGCCGTGCTGCTGAGCATCGACGGCAAGCCGACGGTCATCGGGTCCGTCTCGCTGAGCCAGCTGATCGGCTACAACCTGCTGGTGGTCAGCTTCATCCTGGTGCTGCGGGTGGTCTTCTCCATCGCCCGGGGACGGAACTGA